A stretch of Deltaproteobacteria bacterium DNA encodes these proteins:
- a CDS encoding glycosyltransferase family 2 protein: protein MSRPLVSIITPSYNQGVFIEETIKSVLSQDYSNIEYIVIDGGSTDNTVEILKKYETRLRWISEKDRGQSDAIIKGFGISKGEILAWLNSDDTYLPGAIKTVVEYFELNPNVAMIYGKTYCTDEDSRVLGEYPTENFDLKTLATCNYISQSSVFFRRDAYTAAGGVDRELSYTMDYDLWFKMAKRFSVMYCEDFLSCFRLHRESKTISERHALAGNKEIVDTVVKHMDWAPLNRVYGYCYQIVRNLMPAYIKNLKPLIVLTALVFTTVKYTRLNRGIRMEDIKLLNFGIIKKLFSGWGSTDSLREKGRP from the coding sequence ATGAGCAGACCACTCGTCTCCATAATAACCCCATCTTATAACCAAGGGGTGTTCATCGAGGAAACCATAAAAAGCGTCCTCTCTCAGGACTACTCAAACATCGAATACATAGTCATTGACGGAGGTTCAACGGACAACACCGTAGAGATACTTAAAAAATACGAGACACGGCTCAGGTGGATTTCGGAAAAAGACAGGGGCCAGTCGGATGCCATAATTAAGGGCTTCGGGATAAGCAAGGGCGAAATACTCGCATGGCTCAATTCTGATGACACCTACCTTCCCGGCGCTATAAAAACCGTTGTTGAATATTTCGAATTAAATCCTAATGTTGCCATGATTTATGGAAAAACATATTGTACGGATGAAGACAGTAGGGTTTTGGGGGAATATCCCACCGAGAATTTTGACTTAAAGACCCTTGCGACATGCAATTACATATCGCAGTCTTCGGTGTTTTTCAGAAGGGATGCCTACACGGCCGCCGGCGGTGTAGACAGGGAGCTTTCTTATACTATGGATTATGACCTTTGGTTTAAAATGGCAAAGAGATTTAGCGTGATGTACTGCGAGGATTTTTTATCTTGTTTTAGACTGCACCGTGAATCAAAAACTATATCCGAGAGGCATGCCCTTGCGGGCAATAAAGAGATCGTGGATACGGTAGTCAAACATATGGACTGGGCCCCTCTGAACAGAGTTTACGGATACTGTTATCAAATAGTTAGAAACCTGATGCCTGCTTATATAAAAAACCTGAAGCCACTGATTGTTTTGACAGCTCTCGTTTTTACAACCGTAAAGTATACAAGATTGAATAGAGGCATCAGGATGGAGGATATAAAACTGCTGAATTTTGGTATAATAAAAAAGCTATTTTCCGGATGGGGTTCTACTGACAGTTTAAGAGAAAAAGGTAGACCGTGA
- a CDS encoding glycosyltransferase family 1 protein: MRICLPIGYLPLGTVGGVETYARNLVKTIQTVDRSNEYLLYCSISNEKAFPVIAKNFKKIISGKYKPIEIAKLKAMAIVGGIIFESDSKSLFMKIVRRSAELAVRAAKFFHNPSAAVTSQQCDVMHYMFNAFPHEKHYDAPVVLTIVDIQQEYFPQFFNKESLELRRLTYRASAEKADHIIVISEFTKRSLIEKYAISGDKISVVYLGHCENFKKIDTGAVSAFRKRHVLPENFIFYPAATWPHKNHINLVRAYKILKEKYAIKDKLILTGIKKQNHTNVEMEIERLGLSEYITHLGYMPYEDLPLLYNAAGILVFPSLFEGFGIPVVEAMATGLPVACSNTTSLPEVAGDAAVVFNPEDPYDIAEKVSMLYDKDLRNTLIGKGFERARSFTWERTAEETLKVYEKVYKEFTGKNTKEKA; encoded by the coding sequence ATGCGTATATGTCTGCCCATCGGATACCTTCCACTCGGCACGGTTGGTGGCGTAGAGACCTACGCACGGAACCTTGTGAAAACTATTCAAACGGTCGACCGTTCGAACGAGTACCTTCTTTATTGCTCCATCTCAAACGAAAAGGCTTTTCCCGTCATCGCTAAAAACTTCAAAAAAATAATTTCGGGGAAATATAAGCCAATAGAAATCGCGAAACTGAAAGCAATGGCTATTGTTGGAGGAATCATTTTTGAATCGGACAGTAAATCGCTGTTTATGAAAATCGTCAGACGTTCGGCCGAACTGGCCGTCAGAGCTGCAAAGTTTTTTCACAATCCATCTGCTGCCGTTACCTCGCAGCAGTGTGACGTCATGCACTACATGTTCAACGCCTTTCCGCACGAAAAACATTATGATGCGCCTGTGGTGCTTACAATTGTGGACATTCAACAGGAGTACTTTCCGCAGTTTTTCAACAAAGAATCTCTTGAACTTCGACGGCTTACCTATAGAGCATCGGCGGAAAAAGCCGACCACATAATTGTTATAAGCGAATTTACCAAAAGAAGCCTTATCGAGAAGTATGCTATCTCAGGCGATAAAATTTCCGTTGTATATCTCGGTCACTGCGAAAATTTCAAGAAAATAGACACTGGCGCGGTCAGCGCGTTCAGGAAACGGCACGTCCTGCCGGAAAATTTCATCTTTTATCCGGCGGCCACATGGCCGCATAAAAACCATATAAACCTTGTGCGAGCCTACAAGATACTCAAGGAAAAGTACGCCATCAAAGACAAACTTATTCTTACTGGAATTAAAAAGCAGAATCACACTAACGTCGAGATGGAGATAGAAAGACTTGGGCTCAGTGAATATATAACACACCTGGGCTACATGCCTTACGAAGACCTGCCGCTACTGTATAATGCCGCCGGCATTCTGGTTTTTCCGTCGTTATTCGAGGGGTTCGGCATCCCCGTGGTTGAAGCCATGGCAACTGGACTTCCAGTTGCGTGCTCGAACACCACGAGCCTCCCTGAGGTGGCGGGTGATGCTGCAGTTGTCTTTAACCCCGAAGATCCCTATGATATAGCCGAAAAAGTCAGCATGCTTTATGACAAGGACTTGAGAAACACCCTTATAGGGAAAGGGTTTGAAAGAGCGCGGTCGTTCACATGGGAGCGCACGGCAGAAGAAACTCTGAAGGTTTATGAAAAAGTTTACAAAGAATTTACCGGAAAGAACACTAAAGAGAAGGCTTAA
- a CDS encoding radical SAM protein, whose protein sequence is MKILLVNCINLDEGLRYTEDSAEHLGILYIASSLRRHFTEKELEIKVTYGPVFSSTLDDIKPYIVGLSSVSQNYHIAQRYAKLCKERSIPVVVGGVHISTLPNTLTEDMNVGIINEGEDAIVELMRIFMEDSFLAKQKLADVKGIVYHDKSGLSMTPFRERIKNLDTLPIPARELYYHPRRGIFTSRGCPYDCIFCFSKPFWGAKARFFSPEYVVKEIVHIVERFNVSQLSIYDDLFIAPRARFKKIVELIREAGLHKKITFNCNVRPNEITEEVAELLKSMNITHVFLGIESGNQRVLKYLKKQACSVEQNSNAIRILKKQDILTHGGFIIGSPDETKEEIMDTYRFIRKSCIDSFSPLMLTPLPGTPVWEIAKKRGLVTDFMDWSILREEFNEVENRHIIMSETLSRKELSKLYRKFKRLQKRKYFYLALKHPFIGIREVSRLVKRQVNSWFPLYF, encoded by the coding sequence GTGAAGATACTTCTTGTAAACTGCATAAATCTTGACGAGGGACTCCGCTATACGGAGGATTCAGCGGAACATCTGGGAATCCTTTATATAGCATCTTCCCTGAGAAGGCATTTCACAGAAAAGGAGCTCGAAATAAAAGTTACTTACGGGCCGGTTTTCAGTTCAACACTTGATGACATTAAGCCGTATATCGTGGGTCTTTCTTCAGTATCGCAGAATTACCATATCGCCCAGAGATATGCAAAACTTTGCAAAGAAAGAAGCATCCCTGTCGTAGTGGGAGGCGTTCATATATCAACGCTACCCAATACCCTTACAGAGGACATGAACGTGGGGATTATAAACGAGGGCGAAGACGCCATAGTCGAACTTATGCGTATTTTCATGGAAGACAGCTTTCTTGCGAAGCAAAAACTCGCCGATGTAAAGGGTATCGTCTATCACGATAAAAGTGGGCTCTCAATGACTCCGTTTCGCGAACGCATAAAAAACCTTGACACTTTGCCAATTCCAGCGAGAGAGTTATATTACCATCCGCGCCGCGGGATTTTTACTTCTCGCGGCTGCCCGTACGACTGCATCTTCTGTTTTTCAAAACCCTTCTGGGGCGCGAAGGCGCGGTTCTTTTCCCCTGAATACGTGGTAAAAGAAATAGTCCATATCGTTGAAAGGTTTAACGTGTCTCAGCTTTCCATCTATGATGACCTTTTCATAGCGCCTAGGGCGAGGTTCAAAAAGATAGTTGAACTTATAAGGGAGGCGGGCCTTCACAAAAAGATAACCTTCAACTGTAACGTTCGCCCAAACGAGATAACGGAGGAAGTAGCGGAACTTCTTAAGAGCATGAACATAACGCACGTGTTTCTCGGCATAGAATCCGGCAATCAGAGAGTTTTGAAATACCTGAAAAAGCAGGCCTGCAGCGTAGAGCAAAATAGTAATGCCATAAGGATACTCAAAAAACAAGATATTCTTACACACGGGGGTTTTATTATCGGTTCTCCGGATGAGACAAAAGAGGAAATAATGGATACATACAGATTCATACGAAAATCATGCATAGACAGCTTTTCCCCTCTTATGCTTACCCCTCTACCCGGAACTCCTGTATGGGAAATTGCAAAGAAAAGGGGGCTGGTGACCGATTTCATGGACTGGAGTATCCTGAGAGAGGAGTTTAATGAGGTCGAAAATCGTCACATCATAATGTCCGAGACACTTTCAAGGAAGGAACTGTCTAAACTCTACAGAAAATTTAAAAGGCTTCAGAAAAGAAAGTATTTTTATCTTGCCCTCAAACACCCGTTTATAGGTATAAGAGAGGTGAGCAGGCTTGTAAAGAGGCAAGTCAACTCATGGTTTCCGCTTTACTTTTAG
- a CDS encoding DUF2127 domain-containing protein, producing MKKHEAFLKIIIIEKFTLGIIATLLSFGVIILINKNMEVFANQIVDYFGLDMDNRYIEAVITKIGMIKNGTIIGVSIGMVSYALLNLAMGYGLHRRKRWAEWLTVIATALLIPFEIYEIIQEQTLIRIGILILNCVIVYYLAKHKELFKR from the coding sequence ATGAAAAAGCATGAGGCCTTCCTAAAAATTATCATTATTGAAAAATTCACCCTGGGGATAATTGCCACCCTCTTATCCTTTGGCGTTATAATCCTTATAAATAAAAACATGGAAGTGTTTGCCAATCAGATTGTTGACTACTTTGGCCTTGATATGGATAACCGCTATATAGAGGCCGTGATAACAAAGATAGGGATGATTAAAAACGGAACGATTATCGGGGTTTCAATCGGCATGGTTTCTTATGCCTTGCTGAATCTCGCAATGGGCTACGGCCTGCATAGGAGGAAGCGATGGGCAGAATGGCTGACAGTAATTGCAACTGCGCTTCTTATTCCGTTTGAGATATATGAGATTATTCAGGAGCAGACACTAATCCGCATCGGCATCCTGATATTAAATTGCGTGATTGTATACTATCTTGCAAAGCATAAAGAGCTGTTTAAGCGGTGA